Proteins encoded by one window of Fusarium graminearum PH-1 chromosome 1, whole genome shotgun sequence:
- a CDS encoding transcriptional activator protein acu-15: MPGILPMKVIKVGTSSQSRIAQACDRCRSKKIRCDGIRPTCSQCANVGFECRTSDKLSRRAFPRGYTESLEERVRQLESELRELKDLLDEKDEKIDMLSKIHGNRSSLSMPVSSPAAPEPRNEAQITKEDTFRVQAAPLLLGVENSDSYFMGASSGRMFIDAFKRKIQEFGKPSTDFNTEAFLHVQGCKPLGHKSPDQSLVAPPRIFSDRCVNVYFQEWAPLFPILHKPTFLHIYEEFVADPEKVKSGHKLAQLYLVFSIAGLSSDSPDLSQLVACEQQWQAALEAVSMENTMNTLQCLTLALLYCTMRADYKRLQHYKAIAVSLSHRLGLHQSQKRFSFGALTIETRKKAFWTLYTLDCFSAATLGLPKLLKEDEIQTEYPCDTDDEYVTEKGFQPTLPGEYTRLSNALALFRATRILAKVLEKNYPASSSYEISLQQMASLESELDAWYHQLPSHLRLNFVQDKPSTDVTGSRSPLLALAYYYIRTLIYRPAVGSSLGSKAASALMSIGSSSKHIVQIVQLLEERGMTFSFCLNKTDLLVICGMTLLYHSIDLKQDSKIMRDDERLVNSVIQILKKVDASGSFDFKRVARMLVTVDESAGSPMHTSREVSAPMSNRGSPPTGAVSKSKKKRSTAYPFGQLSAAASSESNLIDHQERMRRMTMPCETESRPDIYRARARQSFDNLHTEAHVARRGHRMSTSPRPDREVSPLSRNLDFMPFAHPSQSPQPLSPHQSRMHSHSGATPQTNHLVLNSSMAAAKMNGVSTTEWETLLGSMDGGMNNVYDAIYGGQGLVNESAIAVSNCGDWPPDNWDLGGFSITEFGNNPQPPQSVLSMSDESLSSGEEVGPSELGLSVDSVDYRNHMVAQQHGHEGYVISDRMDTFPI; this comes from the exons ATGCCCGGCATTCTTCCCATGAAGGTCATCAAGGTGGGCACTAGCTCTCAGAGCCGGATTGCCCAGGCTTGTGATCGatgcagaagcaaaaagaTCCGCTGTGACGGAATTCGCCCTACATGTTCCCAATGCGCCAACGTCGGCTTTGAATGTCGAACAAGCGATAAACTCAGCCGTCGCGCATTCCCTCGTGGATACACCGAATCTTTGGAGGAACGCGTGCGACAATTAGAGAGCGAACTCCGGGAGCTGAAGGATTTATTAGACGAGAAGGACGAAAAGATCGATATGCTTTCCAAGATCCACGGTAACCGATCAAGTCTTTCCATGCCTGTGAGCAGCCCTGCAGCCCCAGAACCCCGGAACGAAGCCCAGATTACAAAAGAAGACACTTTCCGTGTACAAGCCGCGCCTTTATTACTCGGAGTTGAGAATTCCGACTCTTATTTTATGGGCGCATCCAGTGGCCGCATGTTCATAG ACGCCTTCAAGCGTAAAATACAAGAATTCGGAAAGCCCAGCACCGATTTCAACACGGAAGCCTTCTTGCATGTTCAGGGCTGCAAGCCCCTTGGTCACAAGTCCCCTGATCAGTCGCTCGTAGCTCCCCCTCGCATCTTCTCCGACCGCTGCGTCAACGTTTACTTTCAGGAGTGGGCACCTCTCTTCCCTATCCTCCATAAACCCACGTTTCTCCATATCTACGAAGAGTTTGTTGCCGACCcagaaaaggtcaagagtGGTCACAAGCTTGCACAACTCTACCTTGTTTTCAGTATCGCTGGCCTCTCATCAGACAGCCCCGATCTCTCCCAACTTGTCGCCTGTGAGCAGCAATGGCAGGCcgctcttgaagctgtttcGATGGAGAACACCATGAACACCCTACAATGCCTTactcttgctcttctctaCTGCACAATGCGCGCCGACTACAAGCGACTTCAGCACTACAAGGCCATTGCTGTCAGTCTCTCTCATCGCCTGGGCTTgcaccagagccagaagagATTCTCTTTCGGTGCTCTTACAATTGAGACCCGCAAGAAGGCCTTCTGGACTCTTTACACTCTTGACTGTTTCTCTGCTGCTACTCTTGGTCTTCCCAAACTCCTGAAAGAGGACGAGATCCAGACCGAGTACCCATGCGACACCGACGATGAGTATGTGACTGAGAAAGGTTTCCAACCTACTCTTCCAGGCGAGTACACTCGCTTGTCCAATGCACTGGCCCTGTTTCGTGCGACACGCATTCTTGCCAAGGTACTAGAGAAGAACTACCCCGCTTCAAGCTCCTATGAGATATCTCTTCAACAGATGGCTTCTCTTGAGAGTGAGCTGGATGCTTGGTACCATCAGCTGCCTTCTCATCTTAGACTCAACTTTGTCCAGGACAAACCGTCAACAGATGTGACTGGCAGTCGCTCGCCTCTATTGGCTCTGGCTTATTACTATATCCGCACACTCATCTACCGTCCTGCCGTTGGCTCCAGTCTGGGTTCCAAAGCGGCTTCGGCCCTGATGTCAATTGGATCATCGAGCAAGCACATTGTTCAGATTGTCCAGCTCCTTGAAGAGCGTGGCATGACTTTCTCATTCTGTCTGAACAAGACTGATCTACTGGTGATCTGTGGCATGACGCTGCTCTACCACTCAATTGATCTCAAGCAAGACAGCAAGATAATGCGCGATGACGAACGCTTGGTAAATTCTGTGATCCAAatcttgaagaaggtggATGCTTCTGGGTCATTCGACTTCAAGCGCGTGGCCAGAATGCTCGTCACTGTCGACGAATCCGCTGGCTCGCCAATGCACACTTCACGTGAGGTGTCTGCACCAATGTCTAACCGAGGCTCGCCACCAACCGGAGCCGtctcaaagtccaagaagaagagaagcaCAGCCTACCCTTTCGGTCAGCTCTCAGCCGCTGCATCCAGTGAGAGTAACCTCATCGACCACCAGGAGAGGATGCGCCGCATGACGATGCCATGTGAAACTGAATCTCGACCTGATATTTACCGTGCTCGGGCTCGTCAGTCTTTTGACAACCTCCATACCGAGGCTCATGTGGCTCGCCGAGGTCATCGCATGTCAACATCCCCTAGACCTGACCGCGAGGTTTCTCCTCTGTCTCGCAACCTTGACTTCATGCCCTTCGCCCACCCCTCGCAGTCGCCGCAACCACTCTCACCCCACCAGAGCCGCATGCACTCTCATTCTGGAGCGACACCTCAGACAAACCACTTGGTTTTGAATTCTTCTATGGCTGCCGCGAAAATGAATGGAGTTTCCACGACTGAATGGGAGACCCTTCTGGGATCAATGGACGGCGGCATGAACAATGTCTATGATGCCATCTATGGTGGACAGGGACTTGTCAATGAGAGTGCGATTGCCGTAAGTAACTGCGGTGATTGGCCTCCTGACAACTGGGATCTCGGCGGCTTCAGTATCACCGAGTTTGGAAATAACCCACAACCTCCTCAAAGCGTCCTCAGCATGAGCGATGAAAGCCTTAGCTCGGGTGAGGAAGTTGGCCCTTCGGAACTTGGATTGAGCGTTGACAGTGTCGACTACCGCAATCATATGGTGGCCCAGCAGCACGGCCACGAGGGATATGTGATTTCTGACCGGATGGACACGTTTCCTATTTAG